Proteins co-encoded in one Bacillus sp. FSL H8-0547 genomic window:
- the lepB gene encoding signal peptidase I, whose product MTRKKSELFEWIKALAVAVILAAVIRYFLFAPIVVDGLSMMPTLHDQDRMIVNKIGYKIGDPERFDIVVFHATEEKDYIKRVIGLPGDRIEYKDDTLYINGKAYAEPYLEEYKNTLIDGPLTEPFTVEKVPEGQLFVMGDNRRYSKDSRHIGPVSKDEVMGQTSLIYWPLNDIRFVK is encoded by the coding sequence ATGACTCGAAAAAAGAGCGAGTTGTTTGAATGGATTAAAGCACTTGCTGTCGCCGTAATACTCGCAGCCGTTATCCGTTATTTCCTTTTTGCCCCGATTGTCGTTGACGGACTTTCAATGATGCCGACCCTGCATGATCAGGACCGGATGATTGTCAACAAAATCGGCTACAAAATTGGTGATCCAGAGCGGTTTGACATCGTTGTCTTTCACGCAACGGAAGAGAAGGATTATATCAAGAGAGTCATAGGACTTCCCGGTGACCGGATTGAATACAAAGATGATACACTTTATATTAATGGAAAGGCCTACGCGGAGCCTTACCTTGAAGAATACAAGAACACACTGATAGACGGACCGCTTACAGAGCCATTTACAGTGGAAAAGGTCCCTGAAGGACAGCTATTTGTTATGGGCGATAACCGCCGCTACAGCAAAGACAGCCGCCATATCGGACCGGTTTCAAAAGACGAGGTAATGGGTCAGACAAGCCTGATTTACTGGCCTCTGAACGATATCCGTTTTGTCAAGTAA